One genomic window of Streptomyces sp. WP-1 includes the following:
- a CDS encoding DUF3043 domain-containing protein has product MPRMPLPLVFVFRSRAKEEKSQADQPVNFSKQPRDPQAPKGRPTPKRSEAQSQRRSVAHTPTTRKDASKRQREERRLALQKQREALAGGDERFLPARDKGPVRRFARDWVDSRFNVAEFFLPLAIVILVLSVVRVPSIQNIALLLWAAVIVLIVVDAAVSGLRLKKRLKERFPDGNTRGAVAYALMRSLQMRRLRLPKPQVKRGERP; this is encoded by the coding sequence ATGCCTCGGATGCCCTTACCCTTGGTCTTTGTGTTCCGTAGCCGTGCCAAGGAAGAGAAGTCCCAGGCCGACCAGCCGGTGAACTTCTCCAAGCAGCCCCGTGACCCGCAGGCCCCGAAGGGCAGGCCCACGCCCAAGCGCAGTGAGGCCCAGTCCCAGCGCCGCAGCGTCGCCCACACGCCGACGACGCGCAAGGACGCCTCCAAGCGCCAGCGCGAGGAGCGCCGCCTCGCGCTCCAGAAGCAGCGCGAGGCGCTGGCAGGAGGCGACGAGCGTTTTCTGCCGGCCCGCGACAAGGGCCCGGTCCGCAGGTTCGCCCGTGACTGGGTGGACTCGCGGTTCAACGTGGCGGAGTTCTTCCTGCCGCTCGCCATCGTGATCCTCGTGCTCAGCGTGGTGCGGGTGCCCTCGATCCAGAACATCGCGCTGCTGCTGTGGGCCGCGGTGATCGTCCTGATCGTGGTGGACGCCGCCGTCAGCGGGCTGCGGCTGAAGAAGCGCCTCAAGGAGCGCTTCCCGGACGGCAACACGCGCGGCGCGGTGGCCTACGCCCTGATGCGTTCGCTCCAGATGCGCCGGCTCCGGCTGCCGAAGCCGCAGGTCAAGCGCGGAGAGCGGCCCTGA
- a CDS encoding bifunctional adenosylcobinamide kinase/adenosylcobinamide-phosphate guanylyltransferase yields the protein MEVTLLGTGAPAGLPRPDCPCAACATALGPHARAATALLVDGALLLDLTPGAAFAAARAGHSLGGVRQVVLSHPHDGPPVEVPAGLPHPVRVPDGRELTLLTGHRVRAVAMDAGGTGYAVTGPDGQRLLYLPPGGAPAGLETATAESYDMVLADVVGRPDALARLRAVGSVGPTTDVLAVHLDHDVPPGTELRRRLAAAGARAVPDGTTLVVGAYEEVPDVPRRTLVLGGARSGKSVEAERRLESFPEVLYVATGGTRGGDTEWAARVAAHRERRPGSWRTSETTDLVPVLAEDGPPVLIDCLSLWLTDVMDEVGAWDDAEWAGGGEKALRERVRELTEAVRCARRTVVAVSNEVGSGIVPATASGRRYRDELGRLNAAFAAECEQVLLIVAGQAMVLRG from the coding sequence GTGGAAGTGACTCTGCTCGGTACCGGTGCCCCCGCCGGCCTGCCCCGCCCCGACTGCCCCTGTGCCGCGTGCGCGACGGCGCTGGGTCCGCACGCGCGGGCGGCCACCGCGCTGCTGGTGGACGGCGCGCTGCTGCTCGACCTCACCCCGGGCGCGGCCTTCGCGGCGGCGCGGGCCGGGCACTCGCTGGGCGGGGTGCGCCAGGTGGTGCTGTCCCACCCGCACGACGGTCCCCCGGTGGAGGTGCCGGCCGGGCTGCCGCATCCGGTACGGGTGCCGGACGGGCGGGAGCTGACGCTGCTGACGGGACATCGGGTGCGGGCGGTGGCGATGGACGCGGGCGGCACCGGGTACGCGGTGACCGGTCCGGACGGGCAGCGGCTGCTGTATCTGCCGCCGGGCGGGGCGCCGGCGGGTCTGGAGACGGCGACGGCGGAGTCGTACGACATGGTCCTCGCGGATGTCGTCGGCCGGCCGGACGCGCTGGCCCGGCTGCGGGCGGTCGGTTCGGTGGGGCCGACGACGGATGTGCTCGCGGTCCATCTCGACCACGATGTGCCGCCCGGCACTGAGCTGCGGCGCCGGCTCGCGGCGGCGGGGGCGCGGGCGGTGCCCGACGGTACGACGCTGGTGGTCGGCGCGTACGAGGAGGTGCCCGATGTGCCCCGGCGCACGCTGGTGCTCGGCGGGGCGCGCTCCGGCAAGTCGGTCGAGGCGGAGCGGCGGTTGGAGTCCTTCCCCGAGGTGCTGTACGTCGCGACCGGCGGGACGCGGGGCGGCGACACGGAGTGGGCGGCGCGGGTGGCGGCGCATCGGGAGCGGCGGCCGGGTTCATGGCGTACGTCCGAGACGACGGACCTGGTGCCGGTGCTCGCGGAGGACGGGCCGCCGGTGCTGATCGACTGTCTGTCGCTGTGGCTGACGGACGTGATGGACGAGGTGGGGGCGTGGGACGACGCGGAGTGGGCGGGCGGGGGCGAGAAGGCGTTGCGGGAGCGGGTACGGGAGTTGACGGAGGCGGTGCGGTGTGCGCGGCGGACGGTGGTGGCCGTGTCGAACGAGGTGGGCTCGGGGATCGTCCCCGCGACCGCGTCGGGACGGCGGTACCGGGACGAACTCGGGCGGCTGAACGCGGCGTTCGCGGCGGAGTGCGAGCAGGTGCTGCTGATCGTGGCGGGGCAGGCGATGGTGTTGCGGGGGTAA
- a CDS encoding bifunctional 2-polyprenyl-6-hydroxyphenol methylase/3-demethylubiquinol 3-O-methyltransferase UbiG encodes MARQLDEQIAGRFPVGRRLRVLDVGIGQGTQALRLARLGHQVTGVEQDPVMVAAAREVLAREPEGIRERVRLVQGDGRDTGVHFLPGSFDLVLCHGVLMYVTEPDPLVAGLARVLAPGGLLSLLVRNGDALAMRPGLAGDSAGALAAFGSTAYTNRLGLNVRADRLSALTATLAGIAAPLHAWYGVRVFTDLAADDAPLPDDLPALLAAEERAGRTDPYRGVAALLHLCGVRG; translated from the coding sequence GTGGCACGGCAGCTGGACGAGCAGATAGCCGGGCGGTTCCCGGTCGGGCGGCGGCTGCGGGTGCTCGACGTGGGGATCGGGCAGGGCACCCAGGCCCTGCGCCTGGCCCGCCTCGGTCATCAGGTGACCGGGGTCGAGCAGGATCCGGTGATGGTCGCGGCGGCCCGCGAGGTGCTGGCCCGGGAGCCGGAGGGCATCCGGGAGCGGGTGCGGCTGGTGCAGGGCGACGGCCGGGACACCGGGGTGCACTTCCTGCCGGGCAGCTTCGACCTGGTGCTCTGCCACGGTGTGCTGATGTACGTCACCGAGCCCGATCCGCTGGTGGCGGGCCTGGCGCGGGTGCTGGCGCCGGGCGGCCTGCTCTCGCTGCTGGTGCGCAACGGCGACGCGCTCGCCATGCGGCCCGGGCTCGCCGGTGACTCGGCGGGCGCGCTGGCCGCCTTCGGCTCCACCGCGTACACCAACCGCCTCGGTCTGAACGTGCGGGCCGACCGGCTGTCCGCGCTGACCGCGACCCTCGCCGGCATCGCCGCCCCGCTGCACGCCTGGTACGGCGTGCGGGTCTTCACGGACCTGGCGGCGGACGACGCCCCGCTGCCGGACGACCTCCCGGCGCTGCTCGCGGCCGAGGAGCGGGCGGGCCGCACGGACCCCTACCGGGGCGTCGCGGCGCTGCTGCATCTGTGCGGGGTACGGGGCTGA
- a CDS encoding S1C family serine protease, with protein MDASASPAPVRCRAFLAVVLLCCAALTAGCEGPGAPSARRPGAATASPVTVPMAADDLQSAYQRVIKQALPSVVQIEASRDLGSGIVYDDRGHIVTNAHVVGDEKTFRVTTAGNEEPLTASLVYSYPQQDLAVIKLDRVPDGLRPAVFGDSEKVEVGQIVLAMGSPLGLSSSVTQGIVSATGRTVSEGSSGGATGATIANMVQTSAAINPGNSGGALVDLDGQVVGIPTLAAADPNLGSAAAGIGFAIPASMARTIAGQIVREGRVVDSGRAALGITGRTVVDDRLQPAGVAVATVHGGGPAARGGLRTGDIITKVGGRSITTITSLQEALAGAKPGQRTTVTYLRDGAGRTAQVTLGEQ; from the coding sequence ATGGACGCTTCCGCTTCCCCTGCCCCTGTCCGGTGCCGTGCCTTCCTCGCCGTCGTCCTGCTGTGCTGCGCGGCGCTCACGGCGGGCTGCGAGGGCCCCGGCGCCCCGAGCGCGCGGCGGCCCGGCGCGGCGACGGCGAGCCCGGTGACCGTGCCGATGGCGGCGGACGATCTCCAGAGCGCCTACCAGCGGGTGATCAAGCAGGCGCTGCCCTCGGTCGTGCAGATCGAGGCGAGCCGTGATCTGGGTTCCGGGATCGTGTACGACGACCGGGGGCACATCGTCACCAACGCGCACGTGGTCGGCGACGAGAAGACCTTCCGGGTGACCACGGCGGGCAACGAGGAGCCGCTCACCGCGAGCCTGGTCTACTCCTACCCCCAGCAGGACCTCGCCGTGATCAAGCTGGACCGGGTGCCGGACGGGCTGAGGCCCGCGGTGTTCGGGGACTCCGAGAAGGTGGAGGTCGGCCAGATCGTGCTGGCCATGGGCTCGCCGCTCGGACTGTCGTCCAGTGTGACGCAGGGGATCGTCTCGGCGACCGGGCGGACCGTCAGCGAGGGCAGCAGCGGCGGGGCGACCGGCGCCACCATCGCCAACATGGTGCAGACCTCGGCGGCCATCAACCCGGGCAACAGCGGGGGCGCCCTGGTCGATCTCGACGGGCAGGTCGTCGGCATCCCGACGCTGGCCGCGGCCGATCCCAACCTGGGCAGCGCGGCGGCCGGGATCGGCTTCGCCATCCCCGCGTCGATGGCGCGGACCATCGCCGGTCAGATCGTGCGCGAGGGCCGGGTCGTGGACTCGGGCCGGGCCGCGCTCGGCATCACCGGGCGGACCGTGGTGGACGACCGCCTCCAGCCGGCCGGGGTCGCCGTCGCGACCGTCCACGGCGGGGGCCCCGCGGCCCGGGGCGGGCTGCGCACCGGCGACATCATCACCAAGGTCGGCGGCCGGTCCATCACCACCATCACCTCGCTCCAGGAGGCCCTGGCGGGGGCCAAGCCGGGCCAGCGGACGACGGTGACCTATCTGCGCGACGGGGCGGGGCGGACGGCGCAGGTGACGCTGGGCGAGCAGTGA
- a CDS encoding PspA/IM30 family protein encodes MSGVMKRMGMIFRAKANKALDRAEDPRETLDYSYQKQLELLQKVRRGVADVATSRKRLELQLNQLQQQSGKLEDQGRKALALGREDLAREALSRRAALQQQVTDLETQHATLQGEEEKLTLAAQRLQAKVDAFRTKKETIKATYTAAQAQTRIGEAFSGISEEMGDVGLAIQRAEDKTQQLQARAGAIDELLASGALDDPSGMAKDDIAAELDRLSGGSDVELELQRMKAELAGGTQQQAIEGGAGQGQPQAQQQPRDTPRFDKQ; translated from the coding sequence ATGAGCGGTGTCATGAAGCGTATGGGGATGATCTTCCGCGCGAAAGCGAACAAGGCCCTTGACCGGGCCGAGGACCCGCGCGAGACCCTCGATTACTCGTACCAGAAGCAGCTGGAGCTGCTCCAGAAGGTGCGCCGCGGGGTCGCCGACGTGGCGACCAGCCGCAAGCGCCTGGAGCTCCAGCTCAACCAGCTCCAGCAGCAGTCCGGGAAGCTGGAGGACCAGGGCCGCAAGGCGCTCGCGCTCGGCCGCGAGGACCTGGCCCGCGAGGCGCTGTCCCGGCGCGCCGCGCTCCAGCAGCAGGTGACCGACCTGGAGACCCAGCACGCCACCCTCCAGGGCGAGGAGGAGAAGCTCACCCTGGCGGCCCAGCGCCTGCAGGCCAAGGTGGACGCCTTCCGCACCAAGAAGGAGACCATCAAGGCCACCTACACCGCCGCCCAGGCCCAGACCCGGATCGGCGAGGCCTTCTCCGGCATCTCCGAGGAGATGGGCGACGTCGGCCTCGCGATCCAGCGTGCCGAGGACAAGACGCAGCAGCTCCAGGCCCGCGCCGGCGCCATCGACGAACTGCTCGCCTCGGGCGCCCTGGACGACCCGAGCGGCATGGCCAAGGACGACATCGCGGCCGAGCTGGACCGGCTCTCCGGTGGTAGTGATGTAGAGCTGGAGCTGCAGCGCATGAAGGCCGAGCTGGCCGGAGGCACCCAGCAGCAGGCCATCGAGGGCGGCGCCGGTCAGGGGCAGCCCCAGGCCCAGCAGCAGCCGCGGGACACCCCGCGCTTCGACAAGCAGTAG